The sequence GTAGTCACCGTGGCGCACCTCGGCGAGATCGGTCAGGCCGTCCTCGGCGATGGCCTTCTGCGCCCACGTGGCCTGCTCCTTCGAGAGCGTGACACCGATCGCTTTCACACCGTGTCGCGCCGCATAGCGCACCATGCCGCCCCAGCCGCAGCCCACGTCGAGCAGCCGGTCACCCGGCTTCAGGTGCAGCTTTTCGAACACCAGCCGGTACTTGTTGTCCTGCGCCTCCTCCAGCGTCGCGTCGGCGTGCGGGTAGCACGCGCAGGTGTAGGTCATCGAGGGCCCGAGCACCCATTCGTAGAACCGGTTCGACACGTCGTAGTGGTGATGGATCGCCTCGGCGTCACGGGTTCTGCTGTGCCGCAACCCCTCCGCGATGCGGCGCCACCGCGGCAGCGCCTCCTGCGGCGGCGGCGCGATCGGCTTGAGGTGCTCGAAGCCCAGCGACCGCACGATGTTGGCCAGCACCCGCGGCGACGGCCTCTTGAAGTCCATCTTGTCGGCGAACGCCTTGAGCAGTTCGTAGGGGTCGCCCGGATTCACACCGCGGGCCTCGAGGTCACCCGAGACGTACGCCCGCGCCAGGCCCAGGTCACCCGGAGCGGTCGCGAGATAGGTTGTGCCGCGGGGGGTCAGCAGATCGAGGCCCAACGGGGCGTCTTCGGGGCCCGCGGTGCTGCCGTCGTAGGCGGTGAACCGCAGCGGCAGCGTGCCACCGGCGAGGATCTCCAGGATCTCGGCGAGCGTGAGCTTCCTGCTCGACGTCCGGGCCGGGTGTGCTTTGAACGTCGTCATCGTCTTTGCACCGCCTTCGCATACAGGTCGAGTAGACGTGAGTCGGGATCGTAGCTTTTTTTGACCGTCTTGTAGGTTTCTCCGCCGTACAGTTCGTCAAACTCCTCGCGGCTGTAATACGCATCGGAGTACAGCGACTTGTGCCCGTCGAGTTCGCTGACCTTGCGTTCGATCAGCCGGTTGGTGTGGCCCTCTTCCGGTCCGACCGGCACCGACGACCAGAAGCCGACGTTGACGTAGGTGCGGTGGGGCTGGATCGGGTACAGCGGCCAGCTCTGGTCGCCGCGAAGTCGCAGCGGGCACAACCAGATCGGTTCGATCGGAACGTTGTCGAGAAACCAGTGCAGGAACTCGG comes from Mycolicibacterium pulveris and encodes:
- a CDS encoding class I SAM-dependent methyltransferase; its protein translation is MTTFKAHPARTSSRKLTLAEILEILAGGTLPLRFTAYDGSTAGPEDAPLGLDLLTPRGTTYLATAPGDLGLARAYVSGDLEARGVNPGDPYELLKAFADKMDFKRPSPRVLANIVRSLGFEHLKPIAPPPQEALPRWRRIAEGLRHSRTRDAEAIHHHYDVSNRFYEWVLGPSMTYTCACYPHADATLEEAQDNKYRLVFEKLHLKPGDRLLDVGCGWGGMVRYAARHGVKAIGVTLSKEQATWAQKAIAEDGLTDLAEVRHGDYRDVRESGFDAVSSIGLTEHIGVHNYPAYFRFLRSKLRTGGLLLNHCITRPDNRSAPTAGGFIDRYVFPDGELTGSGRIITEAQDVGLEVLHEENLRHHYALTLRDWCRNLVEHWDEAVAEVGLPTAKVWGLYMAGSRLGFETNVVQLHQVLAVKLDSHGNDGGLPLRPWWAP